The Vitis vinifera cultivar Pinot Noir 40024 chromosome 18, ASM3070453v1 region TTCGAACTTATATTCACTCAATCTAATTCAATTTTAACCTAAAtgggaaaatgtgagggaaaaaatatagaggaaaagtgaaagcaaagaaaaataaaaataaaataaaaaataaatttaaaattaataaattattttataggtttctttaaaatcatttcacttattttcttctattatataaaaataaaataattttaaaataaacaaatttttaattaattttaattttattttcttttcttttatatttttatagtgaaatcaaatacaagaaaataattttttaaatatttttttatttgtttagtactcttcaaaaatcaaatatagcccatatatatatatatatatatatatatatatatatatataaatcaatcaacttaaattgtttataaatcaaacaaaaattatgaCCATTGCACCACCCACCTACTATGGTACATGAAGGATAAGCCTCTAaccacccacccacccacccacTATAATATATGAAGGATTAGCCTCTAGTTTATATAAACTTAACACaccaaaaattagaaaattcaaagcTTCTTTACTTAATCATCAAATGTTATCTTATCACAACCTTCATTCAACAAATAACTTCTATTGGACTAAGTAGTGGTTAGAATCTCTTTGAAAACAATCAACTTTTGTTTGGCTTACACTAATAGTTGTGTCAATGAGCATGACAATCACCTACTTCACTTAAGTGTTTTCTAATCAGAAGCCACATCTAAGTTTGTTGTTGAACTAATACATTCGCCTCTACACTTACAACAACTATGTCTGCCTGACCACTGATTATAATAATTCAACCACATATATTCATAGCCTCAATCTCATCAATCTAATCCTTCCTTCGTATATTTCCAACAACTTACTTGCTAGATGTATACATATGAAAGCCTAGTGATTATCCAAAAGAAATGGCTCTAAGCTAGAAAAGTAGATTAAGTGGAGGATGTTTGataagataatttaattttataatttatagttaaaaataattttaaggattaagtcaaaataattaattgattttaaatgcTAAATATGGTTTGTCTTATTTACTCACATTTGGTAAAAGTGTTTATATATAGTTAGAATTTATAATGGTAAATAATAGTTAAATTTAATGAGTGTAAATATATCATTATACgattagttaaaataatttaagttaattttgtaaaacaacCTTAGTACTTAAAGTAAAACAGAatcaagtaataaattttaagtcaagaatttaagaattatttaacttaaaatcaatttaagtcaAGTTTTTACCAAATACCCTCTTGGTAAATCGAAAATAGTTTCATGCAAACAATCTTATATTATAGCACTTTTGTTTACacaattttatattcttttttttttttttgataattttattatatttatttctcaattttattttttcattaattcaaccaataaaaatatttaattttttttttaaaaaaaagactttttaatataataacatGATAAAAGGCTGGAAATCAATTATTAGTGATTTAAACATTTCTTTAGGTTCAATTAAGCTTAACAATCTTAGGTAAAATagtgtggtttttttttattgtaattatgGACAAGTTTATAGATAAGCCACTTTTAAGAATTGTACAAGACACTCTCACCGTTATTAGGGATGCCAATAtaatacaacaaaaaataataaaagtatatagtattatttatctataaaatataaaaaaatcttaaatttattctaaatcgaTTTATCTCTATCTCAAACTCATTCTATTATGAACTAATAGATACCCAAAAAAATTCGTCTCAATTGTCCATGATATTTATTGCTCTTtgtttcaatatttattttaaaattttggagcCTTTTTTACACATGGAGAATCtctcttcatatatatatatatatatatatatatataaaattataggttaatccaattcaatttatattatatttgatttttagaaaaattgagagaaaatgtaataaataaatacagagaaaaaaaagaaggaaatagaaagttaaaaaatgttaaaaagaattaacgttaataaattattttaacatttttttaaagctcatttaaattttttttaatataaaaattaagtactttaacaattttaattttattatatttaattttttttatatatttttcatgataaatcaaatataagaaaatcatgtttttacaaaaactaAACATAACATTAGAGCTTTTGtataattgataaaaaaataataataagaataaaatattgattgaaTATTATAGGAGAATGATTGACATGgataaataatcatattaatGTCCAAATTTACTAATAATAacatctttagtttttttttttttgtacggcctcttatttcctcattttaaGAAACACAAATGTCCATGCTTGTTAGACAAAGGGGTCTTACAATCTTACCATGTCCAAATTGAATTACATGAAATGAAATtgactttttttgaaaaaaaaaaattatatgtatatattatagGAATATAAAGAGGACGGGGTTCTCTCAAACTTAGAGTTCTGTTTGGCAGACAAGAAATGCCAAGAAAAactagcttttttttttcttttaattaaattgtagGGTCCATGACATAATGCAACATTTGACCTAACTCTTAAAAGTTTGAAAAGGCACCTATTTTTTTACCTCTCTTAAAAGGGTCTCTTTTAAAAGGGTAGAATTATAATGAATGAAGGCATCTAAGTAGTTGGAATTTTGAACTTTGAATAGTGAAAATCTTTCTTTgcagttcaaaaatgaagttttattaaattaaaaattcatcatTCTatgtatttgaaattaattttattaattattcttttatacacatattttaaaagtgttcttaaaatcattgtgaaaatagactttaaaaatgtgtttgacaataattttagaaaatcttattttagtttttttaatatttaaaaaataaaaaaaatttaagattgcGTTTGACATTAATTTTAtgagtgttttttattttttttaatacttgaaagataaaaaatttaaatttaatttttttaaaaaaaaattattatcaaattaattttaataacatgtttgatagtaattttaaaaaatatttttaatatttaaataataaaaaattttaaatattaaaaatattataaatatttcataaaatttctgtaaaattctaaatattaaaaatgataaatgaaaccGACTTtaaatatttctcttaaaagaatattaattattattctaaaaattaatatgttttaaGTATGTATTTGTGGCTTTAATTCTTTATTAGTTTGAGTTAAGATATTTTATAGATCGGGGGCCTCTTCTTATATCTGTCAGCTGCTTTTGTCTGCCGCGTGTCCTATCCTGTCTACACCGAACAAAAATCCCCTCCTCCCTCTTCTCTTTCCAGCATCGGATTCCCCCACCGCCTCCCCAACTCTCACTCTCCACCGCCTCCCGCCGCCACCGCTACCGCAAAAATGGCTGATGAAACCGACGCCGCGCCTCCCCCAACGCTTCTTGCAGCGGCATCGGTGGTGCCACCAGAGACGGCGGCGCCACCCGAGACGGCGGCATCGGAGGAAGTTCTGACTGTGCTGGACGTCGCTCCGCCGGTGACTGAGAAGGAGGTCTCGCCGCAGAAACCGCCTCCTCCGCCCGAGGAGGTGGTGGCTGTGGTCGATTCGGAGAAGAAAGTGCCTCAGAATCTGGTGTCGTTCAAGGAGGAGAGCAACAGACTGGCGGATCTCAGCGAATCGGAGAGAAGGGCGCTGGAGGAGTTGAAGCAGTCGGTGCAAGAAGCCCTCAGAAATGGGATTTTCACTTCACAACCACAGCCGCCACCGCCGCCTCCACCGCCTCAATCAGCAGAAAAACCACCTGAGAAAATCGAAGAAGCTTCTGAAAAAAGGGAACCAAACCCAGTTGCAGAATCGGAGATCAGCACCCAAGAAGAGAGTGCTAAAGATGAAAATGTGAAACCCACACCAAACCCAACAATTGAATCCATTCTCAAGCACGAAAGCCCAACTCAAGAGGATGTGTCCATCTGGGGGATTCCACTGCTGAAAGACGAGAGAAGCGATATGATTCTTCTCAAATTTCTGAGGGCGAGAGAGTTCAAGGTGAAGGAAGCTTTCGCCATGCTAAAAAACACCATCTTTTGGAGGAAAGAGTTTGGCATTGACGCATTGGTGGATGATGATTTGGGTGAGCACTTGGAGAAGGTGGTGTTCATGCATGGTTTTGACAGAGATGGCCACCCAGTGTGTTACAATGTGTATGGGGAGTTTCAGAACAAAGAATTGTACCAGAAGACGTTTTCTGATGAAGAGAAGAGGATGAAGTTCCTGAGATGGAGGATTCAGTTCTTGGAAAGGAGTATCAGGAAGCTTGATTTCACCCCTGGCGGCGTCAACACTATCTTTCAGGTTAATGATCTCAAGAATTCTCCCGGACCCGGAAAATGGGAGCTTAGGCAAGCCACCAAACAGGCCCTCCAGCTGCTGCAGGACAATTACCCTGAATTCGTTGCTAAACAGGTATAGCAGACTGTCTAAATTCAATAGTATGACAGAATAAGATTCTTGAATTATTCCACAGCATGTTCTCTTCCAAATCGAATCCAATTTTGATATTGATTATTGCTAGCCTAGTAAGCTTTGTTAAGAGAACCCAGAAATCAAATGGCATGCCttgatttaatttgtttttgttatgGATTCTTGAAGGTGTTCATCAATGTTCCTTGGTGGTATCTCGCATTCTATATGATGATCAGTCCATTCTTGACTCAGAGGACCAAGAGCAAGTTTGTATTTGCAAGCCCAGCCAAATCTGCCAAAACACTTTTCAAGTTAGTAAAGATTTTAGGCCATATACATTCCCAATTTCGGTTTTCTCGATCTGTAGTTGCTCTGAGATTGCAAGTCTAgaacttttttaattttgtgttCATCCGGTAAAACAGATACATATCTCCTGAGCAAGTGCCAATTCAGTATGGTGGATTGAGTGTGGACTACTGTGATTGCAACCCTGATTTCGGCATTGCTGATCCAGTCACCGAGATTACTGTGAAACCATCAACCAAGCAAACAGTGGAAATATTAGTTTCTGAGGTGTGGATTGTGCTCTACTTTTGGTTTATATCTGTGCTTTATTCccccttttttggttttttctgtGTCCCTACGtgaaatttaaacaaaaaaaaaaaaaaaaaaattgttctttctTTGTTGGTAATTGGGGAGTTTATGAATGGCAGCAATGCGTTATTGTATGGGAGGTCAGGGTAGTTGGGTGGGAGGTTGCCTACGGAGCTGAGTTCATTCCTGATGCTGAAGATGAGTATACCGTGGTTGTACAGAAGGCAACAAAGATGGCCCCAACTGATGATCCAGTAATGTGTAACAGTTTCAAAATCAAGGAACTCGGGAAGATAGTGATCACTATTGATAACCCAACatcaaagaagaagaagcttcTCTATAGGTTCAAGGTCAAACCCTACTCCAATTGAGGATCCCGAAGCAGTCATAAGGGTTTTGAGTTGGGTTTGCAAGCTTTAGGGAAAACGCAACAACAGTAAGAAGCTTGACCAGTCATTAATGTTCCTGCATCATTATGATTGAAGATGTAAATTGGGTTCTTCTATCTATGCATAGAAGTCCCCATATCAGAGTT contains the following coding sequences:
- the LOC100247827 gene encoding patellin-3 codes for the protein MADETDAAPPPTLLAAASVVPPETAAPPETAASEEVLTVLDVAPPVTEKEVSPQKPPPPPEEVVAVVDSEKKVPQNLVSFKEESNRLADLSESERRALEELKQSVQEALRNGIFTSQPQPPPPPPPPQSAEKPPEKIEEASEKREPNPVAESEISTQEESAKDENVKPTPNPTIESILKHESPTQEDVSIWGIPLLKDERSDMILLKFLRAREFKVKEAFAMLKNTIFWRKEFGIDALVDDDLGEHLEKVVFMHGFDRDGHPVCYNVYGEFQNKELYQKTFSDEEKRMKFLRWRIQFLERSIRKLDFTPGGVNTIFQVNDLKNSPGPGKWELRQATKQALQLLQDNYPEFVAKQVFINVPWWYLAFYMMISPFLTQRTKSKFVFASPAKSAKTLFKYISPEQVPIQYGGLSVDYCDCNPDFGIADPVTEITVKPSTKQTVEILVSEQCVIVWEVRVVGWEVAYGAEFIPDAEDEYTVVVQKATKMAPTDDPVMCNSFKIKELGKIVITIDNPTSKKKKLLYRFKVKPYSN